The Georgenia faecalis genome includes a window with the following:
- the rho gene encoding transcription termination factor Rho has protein sequence MRLAELQELAGRMGLKGTGRMRKSDLVSAIRDARSAPAAAAPARTEPARTEPARTEPARAEAEPARTEPVRAESEPTSATRPSTRAERTNRRARSAQAAPPAVTPPVAEPQADSPERNPGGRERDVLSALEAIELPAPRDEDAQRHRGDDDRHARALDAVGTVTGRAPRRSRTNGEATDAVQIDVRREAEAARGGAPLLRAEDGTSRGNRRRNRDRNRDRKRRGTDLGFDEVEVTEDDVLLPVAGILDILDNYAFVRTSGYLPGNHDVYVSLGQVKKYGLRRGDAVTGAVRQPQDPDQAGQRQKFNALVRLDTVNGMTVERARERPEFTKLTPLYPQEHLRLETTPKAITPRVIDMVAPIGKGQRGLIVAPPKAGKTIIMQQIANAIAVNNPEAHLMVVLVDERPEEVTDMQRMVKGEVIASTFDRPASDHTIVAELAIERAKRLVELGQDVVVLLDSITRLSRAYNLAAPASGRILSGGVDASALYPPKKFFGAARNIEHGGSLTIIASALVETGSKMDEVIFEEFKGTGNMELRLSRQLADKRIFPAVDVNASGTRREELLMSPEELKIIWKLRRVMGALDQQQAIELLLGKLRGTGSNAEFLLTVAKTTPGTSASSAESELVLQ, from the coding sequence ATGCGCCTGGCCGAGCTCCAGGAGCTCGCCGGGCGGATGGGCCTCAAGGGCACCGGCCGCATGCGCAAGAGCGACCTCGTCTCCGCCATCCGCGACGCGCGGTCCGCGCCGGCCGCAGCCGCCCCGGCCCGCACCGAGCCCGCCCGCACGGAGCCGGCCCGCACCGAGCCCGCCCGCGCCGAGGCCGAGCCGGCCCGGACCGAGCCCGTCCGTGCCGAGTCCGAGCCGACGTCGGCCACCCGGCCCTCGACCCGGGCCGAGCGGACGAACCGCCGCGCGCGGTCGGCCCAGGCCGCCCCGCCCGCCGTCACCCCGCCCGTGGCCGAGCCGCAGGCCGACTCGCCCGAGCGCAACCCCGGCGGCCGTGAGCGCGACGTCCTCAGCGCGCTCGAGGCCATCGAGCTTCCCGCCCCCCGCGACGAGGACGCCCAGCGCCACCGCGGCGACGACGACCGGCACGCCCGGGCGCTCGACGCCGTCGGGACCGTTACCGGCCGCGCGCCGCGCCGGTCCCGGACGAACGGCGAGGCGACCGACGCCGTCCAGATCGACGTGCGCCGCGAGGCCGAGGCCGCCCGTGGCGGCGCCCCGCTCCTGCGCGCCGAGGACGGCACCAGCCGCGGCAACCGCCGGCGCAACCGCGACCGGAACCGGGACCGCAAGCGCCGCGGCACCGACCTCGGCTTCGACGAGGTCGAGGTCACCGAGGACGACGTCCTGCTGCCCGTCGCCGGCATCCTCGACATCCTCGACAACTACGCCTTCGTGCGCACGAGCGGCTACCTGCCCGGCAACCACGACGTCTACGTCTCCCTCGGCCAGGTGAAGAAGTACGGCCTGCGCCGCGGGGACGCCGTCACCGGCGCGGTCCGTCAGCCCCAGGACCCCGACCAGGCCGGCCAGCGCCAGAAGTTCAACGCGCTCGTCCGCCTCGACACGGTCAACGGCATGACGGTCGAGCGGGCCCGTGAGCGGCCGGAGTTCACCAAGCTCACCCCGCTCTACCCGCAGGAGCACCTGCGCCTGGAGACGACGCCCAAGGCCATCACGCCGCGCGTCATCGACATGGTCGCCCCCATCGGCAAGGGCCAGCGCGGCCTCATCGTCGCGCCCCCCAAGGCCGGCAAGACGATCATCATGCAGCAGATCGCCAATGCCATCGCGGTGAACAACCCCGAGGCCCACCTCATGGTCGTGCTCGTCGACGAGCGCCCCGAGGAGGTCACGGACATGCAGCGCATGGTCAAGGGCGAGGTCATTGCCTCGACCTTCGACCGGCCCGCCTCCGACCACACCATCGTCGCCGAGCTCGCCATCGAGCGGGCGAAGCGGCTCGTCGAGCTGGGGCAGGACGTCGTCGTGCTCCTCGACTCCATCACCCGGCTCTCGCGGGCCTACAACCTCGCCGCGCCGGCGTCGGGCCGGATCCTCTCCGGTGGTGTGGACGCCTCCGCGCTCTACCCGCCGAAGAAGTTCTTCGGGGCCGCCCGCAACATCGAGCACGGTGGCTCGCTCACCATCATCGCCTCGGCGCTCGTGGAGACCGGGTCGAAGATGGACGAGGTGATCTTCGAGGAGTTCAAGGGCACCGGCAACATGGAGCTGCGGCTGTCCCGTCAGCTCGCCGACAAGCGGATCTTCCCCGCCGTCGACGTCAACGCCTCCGGGACCCGGCGCGAGGAGCTCCTCATGAGCCCGGAGGAGCTCAAGATCATCTGGAAGCTCCGCCGCGTCATGGGGGCCCTCGACCAGCAGCAGGCGATCGAGCTGCTCCTGGGCAAGCTGCGGGGGACCGGCTCCAACGCCGAGTTCCTCCTCACGGTGGCCAAGACCACGCCCGGCACGAGCGCGTCGAGTGCCGAGTCGGAGCTCGTGCTGCAGTAG
- the rpmE gene encoding 50S ribosomal protein L31, with protein sequence MKQGIHPDYVTTEVTCTCGNTFTTRSTAPGGEIRADVCSACHPFYTGKQKILDTGGRVARFEQRYGKRNAGK encoded by the coding sequence ATGAAGCAGGGCATCCACCCCGACTACGTCACCACCGAGGTGACGTGCACGTGCGGCAACACGTTCACGACGCGCTCGACCGCCCCCGGCGGCGAGATCCGCGCGGACGTCTGCAGCGCCTGCCACCCCTTCTACACCGGCAAGCAGAAGATCCTCGACACCGGTGGCCGGGTGGCGCGCTTCGAGCAGCGCTACGGCAAGCGGAACGCCGGCAAGTAA